GGCTGTAGGTCTGGGTGTTCTCGTCCTGCACCAGGCCAGAGGTTTTGGACATGTACCAGGCCAGCTGCACCCCAAGATAGAGGCGCTCGGACAGGTTGCGGCCAAAAGAGGCGCGCAGGCGGTCACGGGTGATGAGCTCGCCGTAGGTCGAGGGTGATTCGGACCTGTCGGCGCTCAGGGTGAGTTTCCAGACTTCGTCGGTCCAGGTGGCCGAGACCGAACCCGAAAAGGTCAGCTGACTGTCGTCCAGGCTCAGCCCCGAGTCGAACTCCACCTCCGATTCGGTCTGACTGGCTCCGCCCATGACCTGAAACTCCAGGGTCTCCGAAGCTTTCCAGGCAAAACCGGCCAGGGCGGACAGGACCAGCTGCGAAGTCTCGCCGTTGACGAGATCGAAGCGGTAGGCCTGCGCACCGGCTTGGCCGATGACGCGCCACAGGCCGTCGCCCAGGGCGTGACTCCAGGTCGTGGTCAGGCCGCCCATCTGGTAGTCGGTAAAGCCCGTGCGCTCGTAGCGGACCAGTCCGGCGCTGCCGTCAAGGGACAGCTCGTCGCGCTCGGTCAGGTGCAGGGTCAGGCCCGGGGTGGCCGTGTAGGAATTGCGGGCCTCTTTTTCCGTGGTGATGCCCGACTCGTCGAACTCGCTCTCCACGGTGTGGTCCCGGACCCATCTCGCGCCGAGGCGCAGCACCAGCCGCTCACTTGCGCGATGGGAGACATTCGCCCCGAGCTGGACGTTCTCGCGGGAGTATTCGTCGTGCTCGGCGTACTGAAAGGCATCCAGGCGGCCCTGCAGCCCAAGGCGCGTCACCTCGTCGCCTCCCTCGACCTTGAAGGCCGGAGAAAGCATGAGTTCGGCATCGCAGTCGCCCTTGCCAAGAGTGTTGTCGTCATAAGCCGCGCGCACGCCGATGGACGGCGTGACCATGGTTTCGCACACGCCGCTTGCAGCGGTCAGCCCCAGGAGCAGGACCGCCGCCGAAAAAGGGACGAAAAAGCGCATGATGGAAGGCGTCATGAGAGCTATCAGGGAACGATGACGATGTCGCCGGGTTCGAGCAGCACGTTCTGCTCCAGGCTCTTGCCGCCCGCGATGTTGTCATAGTCGAAGGGGAGATAGCGCTGCCCGCCCTGGGCATCCGTGCGGATGACACGCACCGAGCCGGTGGAGGCGTAGGGGGTCATGCCGCCGGCCATGGCCAGGGCCTGCAGGACGTACATGGGACCGTCCATGGGAAAGACGCCGGGCTTTTGCACCTTGCCGACCACGGAGACCTTGGGACTGCGCGATTCGATGAGCATGACGGTCACGGGCGCG
This sequence is a window from Desulfomicrobium macestii. Protein-coding genes within it:
- a CDS encoding outer membrane beta-barrel protein, producing MTPSIMRFFVPFSAAVLLLGLTAASGVCETMVTPSIGVRAAYDDNTLGKGDCDAELMLSPAFKVEGGDEVTRLGLQGRLDAFQYAEHDEYSRENVQLGANVSHRASERLVLRLGARWVRDHTVESEFDESGITTEKEARNSYTATPGLTLHLTERDELSLDGSAGLVRYERTGFTDYQMGGLTTTWSHALGDGLWRVIGQAGAQAYRFDLVNGETSQLVLSALAGFAWKASETLEFQVMGGASQTESEVEFDSGLSLDDSQLTFSGSVSATWTDEVWKLTLSADRSESPSTYGELITRDRLRASFGRNLSERLYLGVQLAWYMSKTSGLVQDENTQTYSLGPTLRYRLTEDCTLDGGYLYTHEDDIEASEITDRNRVYLGVTMDWPGVW
- a CDS encoding polysaccharide biosynthesis/export family protein encodes the protein MNLFMRFGILFFLLCVPAQAGQGAAFPLGSGDVLEISVWGDESLARKVLVRPDGKISFPLVGDMQAAGVGVDELRAGLETRIGEYIHGAPVTVMLIESRSPKVSVVGKVQKPGVFPMDGPMYVLQALAMAGGMTPYASTGSVRVIRTDAQGGQRYLPFDYDNIAGGKSLEQNVLLEPGDIVIVP